TGAATACTTTTAGTCCTTCCATCACTCTGACTGATTAAACAATTATCTCCCCAGTTCAGGAGATACCGTGGGGAAACCTCAACCCTAGTTTCATCCTTGAGGAATTAGGCTGTTTATCCGTGTTATTTATTAATGATAGATCAAAGAGCTTCATGGATCAAGGACCAGTTGCTAGGAAACCATGGAAAATCTGAGGATAGGCCATTAACACAGAGAGCATGGCCTGCCATCCGGCCTTGTGGAAGCATCTTCGAGACATGACATTGCTGGTGGTGCTTGTGGTGACCATTACAGATAGTAATTATACTCTGAGGTTGAGCCCTAATCATATGTGCTGATAATGGTtcagtataaaataaatatatacataaataaatacttttaatttgcatttttagCACTCAGATTTTAAGAACTGCTTAAATGGAGTGAAAAAAATGGAAGAAGCATATTTGCCAATTACACTTAattacttgttttatttttcaccaTGCTGATTTATTGTAATAATCCAGGCTGTCTTGCATAATAGTAACTGTCACAATTCCCTCCTTCTGATTAAGATTGATGAGAAAATATCACTTGAGACCCTCGAGAAACTGAAACTAGCATTTGAGGTAGTGTGTGatctcttctgtttttaaaaaaatgtactgtCTGGTTATTCATTTCTGAAatgtgatttgatttttttttcttgcaaagGAATTTGAATCAGGTGGATTGAGATACATTGATGTGGCCAAATTTGGACATATGATGAAGAAGTGTTTGGATTTACCTAATGCAGTAAGATAGCATGACACCTCTTTTTGCATCTCTGTCTCAGATTTCTCTGCCTCGTCTGTATTTCCCTTTATCTGCAATTAAGGAAATTGCCTGAAGAATTTACTGTAGAAAAGTGTCAGTTCATTCTTCCACTCTTTAAATTTCACAGACCTACATGGAGATTCAAGGGTTATTTAAGAAGATTGATTATTTAGGCAAAGGGACGATTTCATGGGTGAGattatttatatgtttttttgtgAAGCATACACCCCTTCAAAACACTTTCCCATGTATGTAAACACCAGGATtatgcaattttaaaaaaaaaagctagacAGCAGTAAAATTACTTTGGTTAGTGAGGATTTGTGAACCAAGTATAACTAATAATTATCAGAGCCCTCCTAGCGCTAGGTTGACTGTAAACTAATATATTCATCTTGTGCAGTAATAGTAAAGTATCTTCCCTGCACATTGGATTGTGACCTTTaatttaactgcaaaatttTAGGTTAGTAAAGAAAAGGCTAAAAATAATTCCATAAAGAACTGAtacaaatgtaataataataatatacagAAGAACACTGGCATTTCTAACACACAACATAATGTGATACAGGGTGAGTTCTGCACATACATGCTGCAGCAGTATAAAGGGCAGGAGGAAACTGCAAGACGCAACAACCAGGTGGCCTTCATTCTGCCAGCCACCATGAATTCCTTTAATCATGGGATTCCTATTATCAACATCCAGTCTACTCATGATGGCACCATCGTAACAGTGCGAGAAGACGGGTGTGCTTGCCACTGGAGTCCTGAACTTAAACCCCAGAAGACAAAACACCTGTTTGTATGTTTCAGCTTGTGCACATTTACCTGAATGCTTACTGTCAACACATCCCATGATTACTTCCTGATGACTTTTTAAAGTCTGTTGCATTCAGTCTTGAGTTAAATAATTCCTGTTGAACATTCTTTCAAACCAGCTTGccaatgtatatatttttaaaaagaccaGTAAGTTCCTAAAAGAGGCAGGTATTGTGACACTGTGGAAATAATTACTGATACTGGAATATGCAGCACATCAGCGACGAgggcatttaaataaaaaaattttttgaaaagcatttaaacctttaaaattGTTCTAACAGTGATTGTAGCATATTCATATTATTTATCTAACATAACAAACAGCAAACTCAGAACAGCAGGTCAATTGTAATTTCAAAGTGACCTtgaattttgtaaatatgagtttttaatgtatttgttaATTCTCACAGAATGAAGATCCAACAAATACAAAGTCAAAATGGGCAAGTGACTTTGCTCTGATGAGCGAGTACAACAAGCTGATGATCGGGACAGGGTAATGAGAAGTGGTGAAATAAAATTTACTCTTGTTAACTACAGGTCCCGGGCTCTGCTAAGTTTGTTTATGTGGATATCTTTACTATCGTGCAGGGACAGAGAGCTCCAGCTTTATAACCTTTCCTCTCTGGAGCCTTATTGTCAGATCAGTGAACTAGAAACAATACCCCTGACAGTGGACTACAGGTGAGCAGCAATTCTTCACGCTAGCATCGCCTTATGATTACCTAAATGAATTCTTtacacagtgtttgtttttctgctcatAGCTACAATGGCCAGGATAAATGCTGTGTTCTGTATGGAGACTCTGAAGTAGGTTTTGTTATTAAAAGCTGATTGAATTATCAAACAAAAATCTGGCAGAGATCTAACCGCTTTGTCTCTTAGGGATGTGTGACTATTATTTTAATATCCTCTGCTGGAGATACCTTCAGGTAATGTTGCTTTTTCAAATACTTACACTCACTTAAATTcaagttttgtttctgtttttaatttgttcataTTATGAATGCATTTGAAGATATTTTTGTGACATTCATATAGAGTCACTTTAAGCAAAACATTTTGGCTATTCAAAGTTAAGTATTACCTCTGATTTTCTCCACTACTAGATGATCAAAGAAAAGCCTGGGAGAGGCATTAACCATTCATAGACAATCATATTTCAGTACTTCAGTATTAGTTTTTCTCCCAAATTGTGATCTTGCTTGATCAAAAAGAATTTGcaagttaaaaagaaatcagaaTACCTCAGAAGACTAGATATATTTACAATGTGTTTGGTGATTCTTGAGCATAATACACAGCAATTAAAAGTTTGGGATGCTCTACTGAGTAATATCACCCACTTTACAATAACTCCCACACCACTTCAGTTGCATGGTAACTGCAATACTGAGGCTATTATAAGACGGCTATTATGATTTGCTTTcttgagattttcttttttttctcttttttttattttaaagttaagGTCAGTTTTTCATCCTCCACTGATTGTGGAATATGGATCCTCAGTGGAGGATCCTCTACATACACTGTAAATCCAATTTACTGCTTCCTCTAGCACCGTATAAGTTTCAacgtttatatatttataaaagcCAAGTGAAGAAATTTTATCATCAGTCACTTTTGGTACCACCTGGTTTTTAACTCAgtgatttttattaatttattttgttttattttaattatcatGCAGTTTAAAGGTAAGTTACCTTGATTTGATTCACTTTTTAACACTTTTGAGAGTTTATTTTTAGACTGTTTCACTGAGGATTAAAACATGTGTATTTTACTAGTAGTGTTTCTACTACTACTGTCATTTAATTCAAATTATAAAGCAACAATCTGTAAATGGAAAAATAGAGAATATTAGTCAAATCGGCAACTTCATGTTGCTGGTTATTGTTATGTGATTTAAAATTATACCTCAGATTCTATGTGTCCCCTAATTATACATAACCTACATGAAGTTGCATCTCTGAATGTCTGATGGTTTTCAGGCCTGACTGAACATCTCCACATCTCTTTTTATAGGTTATGGAATAAACTGCCAAAGACTGAAACTATACCTAACATATCAATTAACCATGCAGTTCTTTCTCCAAACGTGGCTTTTATTAGATGGAAGGTTCATCATGACTGGGTGACACAGGTGACATTTTACCTTTCTGTGGTTATGCTCCATACGAAGAAATATATTGAGGTTTGGTCATGGTGTGATATTTGACCTATATTATGAAATGAAAGTcctaaaacagaaacatttctttcCCAATTTAGATTAAATATTTTCATAGTCTTCAGGTTGTTGTCTCCTCATCAAATGAAGAATCTTCTTCTCTTGTTATAGGTAATTTCTGTTCAGCTCTATTTCCGTCTTTCCTATATAGTATGTTCAGTACAATACCAGAAAATCCTACATTTATTGTTGTTACTTGGATGTACATATTTACTTGTCTGTTTTGGATGCATACACAGTGTCTGTAATGAGAGAACCAAATCGAAAATCAAGCATCCTTAGGATGGTCGttaaaaaatagatttaaaaaatcaaCTCCTTTGTATTCTACAGTGTTCAGTAATTAAACCCAGTTTTGAACATTAGGTAGCCTGGATGGATAGCTGTGAGAAATGACTCATGATGACTCATCTATCACAAATTCACCAATCTATTCCCACCTGTCTGTGCGCGTGATCACCCCGCATGTGGGCATGTCCACTTGCAGACTTGGTCATTTATTCTGATAATGACTTACCCTTGGTGCAAAAGGAATGTTTTGATTGATGCTTGTACACAAAGCctaaataaaatgtgtattgtctatgttttattttgttttttccttcttgaGGCTGCCTGCTGCCTTTAACAGATGCTGAGCAACAGTTGAGTGAAATTAAAGAGACCTGTTATGAAGGTAAATCCAAGAAGATCCAGCTGAGTTGGACACCACAGGTCCGGGCATCATGTGATCAGACTGTCTTTAGCATCTACAAAGGTGTCaggacctttgacctctgtcaGAAGCACAGATTGCTGATTACTGGAGGCATGGATAAACTTATACGCCTGTGGAATCCACATTATTCTGGGTAAGGGACCTAGAGTCACTGGGATTTTGTTCTTTGaagtatcatgtttttaaaacacaatAATTTTTTCACCTGATTCAATTTCAATTATAGAAAACCAACTGGTATTTTGAAAGGCCACTCTGCTCCTATCATCTCCATCCGCATCTCCTCAGAAGACAATCAAATCTTCTCTGTCTCAACAGACTGCACTGTGAAAGTGACTGATGactcatttttatgttttacgtGTGATTTTATGTTTTCCAAATTATACAAATGATTTGTGATTCTTATTGTTGTACAGTCATCAAGCCCATGGGCATTTCTCCAATAGTGTTAGAAAACTTGATATAAGGTTAACTTTGCCAGTTTAGTGCCCCCATGTTCCAGTGGGGATACTTATACTTTTCTTTTTAGTCCActacattttaaatttgacaGTGAGTTTCAATTGTATCACATTACTTGATAGATGATTACAGATGAACCATAATAATAAGGATTCAGTGGTACAATATAATACTGATAGAAGCCATCTGACTGTATATACggtcatttcaaaaagaaagttTCTATGCTGTTCTGTGAAAAAGTAAGTGCCCCGTTAGTGTTGGCCTGGGCTGCTAATCAAACCCACTTGATTGACCGATCATCATTGAGTTTGCTGATTTGGAGCAATCATTGTGTGTTAATACAATGatcaatcttcccaggagtagACAAATTCACCCCAACTTCAGACCATGCAATTCTCAGAGAAAGTAGAAAAACTCCAAAATCTATATCTCAGAAACTACAGGTCAGAGTTAGCATATGAAATGTTCATGACGGtacaattatttaaaaaaacaaacaaacaaaaaaacgactGTTCTTGTTGctaggagaaagcctcttctttcTACAAAGAACAGCAACATGGTTTAGGATTGCAAAGGTACATTTTAACAAATCACAAGACATCTGAAATAATGTTCCTTGTACACACCAAACCAGAGTGGAGCTCTCTAGCCACAGTGAATGATGCTATGTTTGGCAAATATCAAACACAGCATATTAGAACAAACACCTCATGTGAACAGTcgagcatggtggtggaggggtgatgatttagGCTTGTATTGCACCGGACCTGGGCACCTTACAGTCATAGAGTAAGCTATAAATTTcgctgtataccaaagtattctagagacaaatatgaggccatctgtctcACAGCTGAAGCTTAAAGTGGGTTATGCAACAGGACAGTTATCCCAGACACATCAACAAATCTACAAAGAAAGTAATAAGGGTATCACAATGgcgagtgggccaaaattcctgcACACCAATTTCTCACACACCAATATGAGAAGCTGATCAAGTAATACAGAAAATGATTGCTTCAAGTTTTTGCTACtaaaagtgaatctgtgaactattGAACTCATAGTATTTAGATGTAAgatgtaaaaaatattttactttatttttcacataacTGTATAACTCTAGTATACTTTATTCTCTCATAAGACATAATTTATACTGTGGTTAAAAGGATAAACAGTAAACAGTGTGAGGTCTTTCACTGCTGTTCATCTGTTTACTTCAGATTTGGCATCTTCAGGATCAGTGTTGCCTGTTTACAGCAGACCCCAAAGCAAGCCGGATTCATGGTGATATATCTGCATGCGCATATTCCCCTGCAATGAAGTCTCTGTATATTGCAGCGGACTGTATGACTATGCTCCCTCTGAAGTTAAGGTAGGATGTCATGCCTTTGAGCTCAGTTAGCGAGGGGATCGAATATGCTCTGAAGTTCAATACAGCTGTTGATTTTAAACTAAAATCCTACTTTCATTCTGAACATGGAGATTTATTTTTGCAGAGATGACTGTGTCTCCTTAATACTAATCTCGCTCTAGTTATTTCATTCATCTTCTTATCTTTTTCTTCTGTCAGGCAGCGGCTTCACCGTCACTTCACTGTTTCTCATAATGAGCCTGTTTTGTGCTGCGGTTACAGTAAGGAGTTTCGTCAGGTAGTCAGCTGCACTGAAGGATCTGTGAGTAAATTACTGCTTTGCAACATGTTAACCACCTTAGGAATTCTATTAATAATGATTCCAGTGTCTGTTAAAACACATACCCCACCATCATATTAGATATTCTGAAAATCAAGTGTTTAATAAACCTGAGCTATTACTGGTTTTAGGTTGTGAGAGTCTGGGATTTTGACACTGGGTGTCAACTTTTTGAGTTTGGTGGCACTCGCGAACTGTCTTCTATCACTTGTTTGACATTTGATCCCAAAGGGAGAAGGTATGATACAATATTTAGTGTCACcttttatataatataataagcCACTACTTTATCATACTTATATTACATTGCCATAAGATGCCATTCTCACATCGTATGTTCTTGAGTCTGCAGACTCGTCACTGGTGGAAAAGATGGATCTTTAAAGATCTGGAACTTCAACAATGGTCTATGCCTGAAGACATTAAAGAAAGGTatgggtttcttttttctttttcttttactttctcaGAAAGTTTGAAACACTAAATTATCTGATCATTGAAAAGTTACTTTGAATTTCTCCCTTTAGATGGTGAATGTCGTGAGATGTGTGACTGCATCTTTCTCCAAGTCCACAGGAATTTGTGAGTAATGATGTGATATTTGGAAGTGTTTTTGGCTTAGAATAAATTTGAATCCACGCTGAGCTTGTGCAATTTATGTTTGAAGCTATGTGATGTCAGTGGGAAGGGACCGGAAGATTGACATTTACCCAGTGAGTACAAAAGAAATGAACGAATTCAAGGTATTATCTGTCAGTTGTATTTCAGAAATCCCCATCCAATTATTTCTTCTTTCCTCCATCCTTCCATCATTTTGCATCCTATTTGGATTTGTTTACACTGTTATTACCAGCTAACCTCCATtctgaaatagaaaaaaaaacacacacgtgcccttcttaaaaatgttttataaaaccagacaaatgaaggagaaaaaatgatGCACATTTTTAATCCCATGTCTAATGACACGTTTTATCCTTAAAGGATGTTttaaagatgaaggaaaaaaaggtaTTGCTAAtataaaaaattcaaaatgccTCCCTGTTTGCTGATTAAGCGTCTGTACTTTGTCAGGACATACCTGAGGATCTTCATCATGTCCAGAGGCCACAGGCTTCATGGCAAGATGATCTGGTAATTACGAACACTACTACAAATATTCTTTTGATAACAAGTCTAACAACAGAAGCTcaagttaaaaacattttttaaaaagtgtttagtGCCCTCTGAGTGAGTTTGTGTTCCTTTGTGACATGCATTTTAGGTGAAGCTGATGTCAGCCAAAGCACAGGCTTTTgtactaaattaaaaaaaaagggcaaaGTCAGTCTAGTGGAACACATTAAAAAACTAGAGTTGTAGTCTATCTAGCTGAATCACAGATTATTacacagattattattattgtgtcaGATTATCATTGTGAGGtcagtgtgttgttttaaatatacATTGGAGATTATTCAACAATGCACATGATCATAGCATGGAACATAATCGTATAATAACTGTTATAACCTGGTTGTATACAAAACATTGAATCACATCCAccattaaaatgcttttcatacaaCAATTGTAATGCATTCTCATAATGTGCCAGTGTAAATTCTTGGACTACCACAGCATTTTGCTGGTCATACTTTTGTGTGAAATTTTAAATGCGGAAAATTGACACAGTGTAGCACTGCTACAtttaagtaaaagaaaatagCTACACCTACCTCTTGTATTTCTAGACAAGCTGAAGCCTGCATCTGATTTTTCAGTACCTACTTAGGTTTGCCTGTGTAATCAGAATGCTACACACCACACCGTGGTGCATTTTATCCTTCCTGTCACAGAACAAATCATCTTTGTACATTATTTAGTAGGGGCTGCCGGGCCAGTCCTGACCATGCTTTGCCTCAGTCACTGTTGCACCtacaaacactgaaaataaagcTTCCCTACTGGTCCTGTGTTCATATTATATAGACATATAAAGAATACTATAGTCTTATGAAAGTCCAAAGAATAATTTTTGCTGACTGGCTGAAAAGCTCAGAGGGAAAGATGGGTAACAAAGCTTCCCTGATCTCTGCCCTGCTGTGTAGCATTGCCTGCAGACAGATTTTAAACTCAAGCAGTGAAATATCCCTTCCTGCCtcgctctcctctcctctcctcagttTTCCACCTTTACTCCTCTCATAAAATTGTCCTCATAAATGTCTGACAATACTTAATTATGCTGGCATTTTACTAATTTTATTCCATACACATCAGCGTCCTCACATCACTTCTTTGGGTCTTAGTTCCAGTGCAGCTGAACTCTAACCTGTCACCTATACTTGTATTTCATGGCACGCTCTGTTCCACACAATCTGagattctgctgaaatgaggaTGTTTCTCTCACTGATTTAGTCCAGAATGCAGACCTTGAACACCAATATTACAGTGTCTTATAAGGTTTCTTATTATTTTGTGTATACATAAAATTATATCAAGAGTTTtactaaagaaaaaacacttgaTTAAATGTTATTTCAATACCACTAAAATGCAATCTTTTCTTAATGAAGAATCAGAAAAGATGTGTTCTTTTACCACCTTCTAGTGTATTAATAAACAAGGACTCTATGTTCTTATATAATGGCATTTGGAGACATATATGTAGTTATAAAATTCAGAAGTATGTTTTGTTCTATTTTAAGACACAAAAGGAAAGCTCAGCATAATCTCTTTTGTTTGACCATCATATCTGGATATGATGAGGCAATGCAAATCTGcaccccaaaaaacaaattatGCTGCTTTGGACACTAAACATTTAATCGCCTCCGCAGACCAAGCGAATCCTCACTTCATTACCAGGTAAAACTGCCAAGTGCTcagatttctttccatttttttgaAAGTGACTAGTGCTCTCAAAGCTGCGTAATCAACCCCCTCAAATATCAGCTCATaaattacagtttttgtttcatctgatCTCACCTGACTAATTTGGTGGAGTTATCTCTGACAGCGGGACACAGTTCTGCATACATGAGCTGCAGGAGAAAAACTGATTCTCATTAATGCCGTATGATTCATTGGATGAGGCGACTCCCATGCCCTTCCATCTCTTTCATTATGCCTCATGGTTCCTTTCACCCTCAAAGACGCCCATTAACAGAGCAGAAAGGCTACATTACAGTGGCCAAGAAGAAAAGTGACCCCTTTGATTATCTACAGCGGGCTCTCTTGAAATTGTTTTTCATTAATGGCCTGGAGGAGGAAGATCAATGGGTTGTTTTATATGTACTGCTCTCCTCCCCATTACCCACTGAGCCTCCAGTTCAGTGTGAATTTTTCAGTTCCTCCAGATGGTCAGTGTTGTGTTGCATCtcattaaactttaaaaacatgacCTAGTTCCGCTAAATATTTCACTTTGGCACGGAATATAATCTAAGTTCAAAATGCCATCTGCTTTTCCCGGTTCGTGGTGTATACAGTTACACATTGGCAGCATCACTCCAAGCAAAATCCTCCTGTTGAGTGCAGTGAGAAATAGGCACATGAAGAACGAGATGAATCACTttgtatcagtgtgtgaagtACAGCAGCAGGACTAATGTTTGGCTTGTCTGCTTGCTCAGGGGTTTGACATCAAATGAGTTGCTAATCCATGTGTGACATATTTGGCTTGAATATTTTAGGCAAAATCAAGACTTCAGTGAAAGCTCTTTGACATTCATATTAGGcctgaaataactcaaaatattCTCCatcctgatttctcccagctctttaatcctttgatttttcatttCCTGTAAATTATTGGTTAAGAGAAGTTGACCTTTCTGGCATTTACTTATTCCACGAGGTGCACAAACGTCTTGATCATTTCTAAGCTGATAAGATTCAGGAATTGTTTTGGCAATATTTTACAAAGTATTCACAATAATGCAGAGTTAAATGAGAAGACTGATATATTGTTCAAATTGAGCTAGTTGTAtaatttgtttcctttttctttctttttttaatatatg
The window above is part of the Pelmatolapia mariae isolate MD_Pm_ZW linkage group LG14, Pm_UMD_F_2, whole genome shotgun sequence genome. Proteins encoded here:
- the wdr95 gene encoding LOW QUALITY PROTEIN: WD repeat-containing protein on Y chromosome (The sequence of the model RefSeq protein was modified relative to this genomic sequence to represent the inferred CDS: substituted 1 base at 1 genomic stop codon), with protein sequence MPLGKKVRSSSASGRLETQHVHRPNVTYSYIKSSSILSELSGLRERTRNTSGLGYRDEKADDSSVPRQLTDSEDGKEQPDWLVKELLKQSRRRHSVTLGDNEKITRQQYHLINSTYNLKIDEKISLETLEKLKLAFEEFESGGLRYIDVAKFGHMMKKCLDLPNATYMEIQGLFKKIDYLGKGTISWGEFCTYMLQQYKGQEETARRNNQVAFILPATMNSFNHGIPIINIQSTHDGTIVTVREDGCACHWSPELKPQKTKHLFNEDPTNTKSKWASDFALMSEYNKLMIGTGDRELQLYNLSSLEPYCQISELETIPLTVDYSYNGQDKCCVLYGDSEGCVTIILISSAGDTFRLWNKLPKTETIPNISINHAVLSPNVAFIRWKVHHDWVTQIKYFHSLQVVVSSSNEESSSLVIGCLLPLTDAEQQLSEIKETCYEGKSKKIQLSWTPQVRASCDQTVFSIYKGVRTFDLCQKHRLLITGGMDKLIRLWNPHYSGKPTGILKGHSAPIISIRISSEDNQIFSVSTDCTVKIWHLQDQCCLFTADPKASRIHGDISACAYSPAMKSLYIAADCMTMLPLKLRQRLHRHFTVSHNEPVLCCGYSKEFRQVVSCTEGSVVRVWDFDTGCQLFEFGGTRELSSITCLTFDPKGRRLVTGGKDGSLKIWNFNNGLCLKTLKKDGECREMCDCIFLQVHRNFYVMSVGRDRKIDIYPDIPEDLHHVQRPQASWQDDLKNGHKDDILCMAQCPPSFVATGSSDGEIIVWNVDSGRIQCRFVSPIVAEQQDVKGLDTSVPSIVFLKDSYLKELSSTTALLSSGAEGCVNLWNVLGRGKFVSSFKASKFQQKITKLAKAEKDVLLYMADRIGYIYVYSMEKLDPEKKSLRAETFWRAHTNTVTGLHVVDNDQVVLTSSTDYTVRLWSAQGEFIGTFGQAESWSIHISSSWIHPGVPFEVLTDPLSMPDHEILNVKTGLSHAINPDMTEEDXGELKVKCIISQKLT